DNA sequence from the Lynx canadensis isolate LIC74 chromosome B2, mLynCan4.pri.v2, whole genome shotgun sequence genome:
aaaggggtgggggagcgtTTTGCAGCCTAAGGTATCTATTTCCCAAGCAGGCAAAGTTACAGAAGCGAGATAGGGCGGTCAATTTCCGTATTAGGGAACTACATAAGCTTTTATCTCAATTATTCGTGAAAGGTGAGTTTAAGCCGAACTGATATACAATAAGCTTTCTGCTATCTTACAAGTTGACCTCTTACATTCCCCACTCCTGTTTGTTAGTTGTTCAAACCTTTGAATAACCTTATTTTGGCATTTGGGCTAATGGGACGTATTGGCTACGTGACACCATAAGCTTTATAGATCCTATTTTTCAATTTACGAACTGAAGTAGTAGTCTTATCAAACAGGGTCCTATAGTTATAGCAAGGAATATAGACTCATACCAATTTTGATGAATTCGTCTttgcccttctctttcctctagtCGTGGTCTGATCTGACTCAGGCTCTGCTTGATGATTCCTGAattattgacataaaaacagcACTGTTCCCCAGGGGCCATACAAAGCCCTCCTTGTTGTAAAAACAACAGGCCTAGGCCCCTCCGATTCTGACGTACCACCTCAGCTAAAGAGTTTACAGATTCAGACAGTTTATCCATATTCCTTTCTAATTCTGATATACCCTGATCAATTTGTTTGCTTAGTAATTTGAAGTTCTGATCCCCTGTGACGAACGCGGCGGTACTTACGCCAATGGATCCTGCGACCCCCCAGTCCTACAAAGAGGGGCACTAGGATAGGAGAAATGGGTTCCCTCGTAAATCGAGACCGGGGAATGAAATCTAGGTGTTGGTTTGAGATTTCCGCCCATTGTTCATCTCCTAATTTTGGAAGCAAGGGAGGTGGTCTTCCAAATAGGATTTCAAAGGGGGGGATGCCTCTTACGTAAGGTATACAGCGTACTCTGAGGAGGGCAAGAGGAAGGACGCCTACCCAGTTTTCGCCAGTTTCTGGAATTAATTCAGTCAAGGTTTCTTTTAGAGTTCTATGCATTCTTTCTACCTGCCCTGAACTTTGGGGGTGGTaggcacaatgtaatttccaattTATTTGTAAGCTTTTGGCCAATATTTTAGATATCTGGGCTATGAAAGCCGGGCCATTATCTGACCCCAGACCAGTAGGGATGCCAAATCGGGGAACCAATTCACTGAGTAATTTCTTAGCCACTATCTGAGCTGACTCTGTTCTCGTGGGGAAAGCCTCCACCCATCCAGAGAAGGTGTCCACTAGAACGAGGAGATAATGATAGCCGTAGGGCCCATGTCTCGTCTCAGTGAAGTCAAATTCCCACAATTTCTCCAGGCATCTGTCCGCGTAGTCGCCGTCCCGAAAAGTTAAACTTGGGAGATGGGGGAGTCTGAGCACAGGCTTTGCATCGGTCGACTAGGCTTTTTACGATTTTATTAAGGTTTGGAATAACGTAGTCTCTTTGGGCTAGTTCAGACAACTTGGTTGCCCCTAGATGTGTGGGGCTGTGGGCTTGCGGGAGCGAGGTCCGTCCTATAGCTTCTGGTATGAAGATGCGTCCATCCTCGAGGTGATACCAATGCTGGTCATCTCTTTTTGCCCTCGAGGTTTTTATCAGGGGTAGCTCTTCTTTGCTATAAAATGGTTCCATGGGGAGAAAGCGTGGAGGCAGCAGAGGCAAAATTTTAATCGGGAGAACATGTGGCCTTGGCCGTTGCATCAGCAACGGCGTTTCCTTTTGCTTGGGGCGAGTCTGCCTTTTGGTGGCTCTTGCGATGTATAATGGCCACCTTTTTAGGAAGCCATGAGGCTTCCAGTAGGGCCaggatttctgtatttttaatttccttccctcCTGAAGTGAACGGTCCTCTTTCCTTATATGGAGCTCCAGGAACATGGGTGGTGGCACAGGCATACCTCCTATCAGTGAAAACGTTCGCCGTTTTTCCCTTTGCCCATCCGAGGGCCTGGGCTCGAGCCATCAGCTCTGCTCTTTGGGCAGAAGTGTCAAGGGCTTGGGCCCCGATAACCTGGTCCTGAGTCACTACAGCTGCACCTGCGTGTCTGAGTCCATCTTTGACAAAACGGCTGCCATCAGAGAACAGCTCGAAGTCCACCTTTGGCAGAGGTCGCTCTCTTAAGTCCCCCCTCAGTCCCGTCAGAGTACTCCCGGTTTCCAAGCAATCGAGTCGCCATCCGGCAGCAACGCGGCTGGATTTAAAGCCTCTGTCTTCAGGAAAGTGATGCGTGGAGGGTCTAGTGGCGACACCTGATCCTGGAGGATTCGTGCGTCGATCCATCGGTCTGGTGGGGAGCGCAGCAGGGATGCTACTGCGTGAGGTCCTGTGATCTGAAGGTCTTGCCCAAGCGTTAGTTTGGAAGCTTCTTCAACCAGCATGGCAGTGGCGGTAAACCGCTCTGAGGCAACCGGGCCACCCGGTGGCAACAGAGTCCAGCCGCTTGGACAAGTAGGCGACAGGTCGTTTCCAGGGGCCCAGAGCTTGAGTAAGGACCCCGGATCTCATGCACAAATAGTTGGAAGGGTTTGGTAATAGCAGGTGAAGCCAGGGCTGGGGCTTGGGTGAGGGCACTCTTGATTTGCTCAAAAGCCCTATCTTGTTCTCTCCGGACCATCTCAGTTCCTTCACCCCCGGTGGCGGAGTACAGGGGTTTTGCCATCTCAGCGAAACCAGGTAACCGGAGGCGGCAGTACCCAGCGGCCCCTAGGAACTCCCCGATCTGCCTTTTAGTTGTGGGTTTGGCAATGTTGAGGATAGCTTGGATTCTTTCCCGCGCCAGCGATCGCTTGCCTTCACGCAGTTGGTGGCCCAAGTATACGACAGAGTCCAAGCGAATTTGCGCCTTCTTTGCGGAAACTTTATATCCCAGGACATCTAATTCCCTCAGCAGGTCCTCCGTAGCCTTTGTGCAGCTAAGGAGTCAGTGGCTAGGAGCAAGTTGTCTACATATTGTAACAGCCTaacatctgggtggctctccCGGTAGGGCGCCAAATCCCTTCGAAGAGCCTCATCAAATAGAGTAGGGGAGTTTCTAAACCCTTGGGGCAGTTGAGTCCAGGTTAACTGTCCGTTGTAGGTTCCATCTGGGTCTGTCCATTCAAAGGCAAAAATAGGCTGACTGACCTTCGCAATCGGCAAAGCAAAGAATGCATCCTTTAAGCCCAGGACGGAGTAAAGGAGGTAATTTGGTGAGAGTTCACTCAGGAGAGTATAGGGGTTGGGGACCGTAGGATGAATTGTCTCCACCCTTTTGTTAACTTCTCTGAGGTCTTGTGCCGGCCTATACTCTGAAGTCCCAGGTTTTGGGACAGGAAGCAAGGGAGTATTCCAGGGGGCATGGCATGGCGTTAGGATCCCAGCTTCTCGCAAGCGGTTGATGTGTTTGGCAATTCCCCCCCTCGCTTGCTGGCTGACGGGATGGATATTGCCCCACCCGGACGGGGGTGGCTGGGGCAGCCAGCTGGATCACCAGCGGCGCTTGTTGAATGGCTAGTCCGGGGGGGTTAGTTTCAGCCCGAGCTGTAGGAATtgtctctttccatttttctattaatGGAGAGGCTTTCCGCTCTGGTTTTTCTAGGAGTAGATATTCCTCTGATATAGGGCAAGTAACTAGAATGGCAGGTGGCTATAGGTTCAAGTGTATGGAATTTCCGGTAAAGGAGATTTGGGCCTTAAGCTTGTGCAACAGATCTCTCCCCAGAAGGGAACATGGGCAATCCGGTATGAGCACAAAGGAATGAGTAACAGTCCCTTGAGCTAGGTCAGTGATTCGGGCACGAGTCCGCGGGTAGCCTTGCGTTCGTCTGTGGCTCCCGGAATGTATACCTTTCCTTTAATCACAGGTCCTAAGGGTTCTTTAAGCCCCAGTGTCAACCAggaatctggcttctttcccttctaCGTTGAGGGTGACCACAGACTCCTGGGGACTCAGGGAAAGAGGGGAGCTGTGGTGGCGTCATTGTTCCTGGGCGACCAGGATGGGAGGCTTTTTGTTGGGGCGTTTATCTTTCCAATGTCCTTCTTCCTTACAATAAGCACATTGATTTTTTCCCAGCTTTGCTCGGGGTCCTTTCTGGCGGGGTTGAGGCCTTCCCTGTCCTTTGCTGTTGCCTGCGGGTTTTTTCCCCAGGCTGCTTCTAGGGCTTTCCCTATTTCCTTCCCTTGCATAATGGCAGGGCTGTCCCTGCTCTGAAAAACTGGCTGGGCTATTTCCACCAACTTTGAAATTACCTTTCCTTCGGATCCTTCTAATTTTTGGAGCTTTTTACGGATGTCTGGGGCCGACTGAGAAACGAAAGCCATATTAATGGTTTTACGGTTCTCTGTTGCCTCGGGGTCAATAGGGAATATAAGCGGTACGCCCGATAAAGCCTTTCTAGGAAGGCTGCAGGCGACTCATTCGGCCCTTGGACCGTGTCCTGAATCTTTGTCAGATCGGTGGGCTTTCGTGCCGCTGCGTGAAGCTCCTGTAACAGAATCTGGCGATGCTGGAGTAGACGCTCCCTACCGTTATCCGTGTTAGGGTCCCACTGGGGCGGCGCGGAAGGGAAAACGTGCTCAGTTCTGTGAAGGTCTGTGGTAGGCATTCCATCCGGGCCAAGGACTGCTCTCGTGGCTTCCCGGGGCACTCGGGCCCTTTCCTTGAAGTCAGTAAGACCTGCAAGAGTTGGTGACAATCTTCCCAAGTAGGTCAGTGAGTGGGGAAAATAGAGGGAAATAAGTCAATTAGGCCCTGGGGGTTTTCAGAGAAAGGCGGGTTCTGAGTTTTCCAGTTGTAGAGGTCCGAGGTGGAGTGTAGACAACCATCGGGCGTGTTGGCCGCCTGTCTGGACCGGGAGCCGGAGCCGTTTGCCTGAGAGGAAGGATGGGAACCGGGGCATCGGAGGACTGGTGTTCTCCTCTGCAGAGGGCTCCTGATCTGGTATGTGGGGGACTAGTCAAAGGCTCTCCTGCGGCTTTGGGTTCCTGGGGAGCTAGTGGGGTCTGGGGATAAGGAGGTGGTCTCTGAGAATCGGATAACAAGTCCCTCCCTTCGGGTATCTCCTGAAGCACTGGGTAAAGCCTCTTTGAAGGCTGAGTGACGGGAAGCAAGGGTTCGGAGTTTGGAGGAGAAcaggaaggggagtgggaaaggGAGATGCCAGATGACAGCTTTTGGCCCTGTTTCTGGCACTTTCTCGGCCAGGAAGGTGGGTCGTTTAGGAGGTCGACCCACGTCACAGCATATGGCTCCTGGTCGGGATGAACATCATGACAAATCCTGTGGGCGGCATAAGCAAGGTTAAGATTCTAGGAGCCCTCTGGGGGCCAGTCAACCCCAGAGAGCATCGGCCAGTCCAGTGGGCAACATGTCCGCAGCCAGGACGGCTTTAGGTTAGAGCCAtagttctttcctctttttttgaaaCCAGCGAAGTTATTTAGCATGCATTTAAGGGGAGAGCAAGTCTCGGACGAAGACTGACCCATGACGGAGGTTAAACAGTGGGTCACACCAGAGATAAAGATAGGCTAACAGGAAACGTTTAACAGGGCACACAGAGCACTGAACATAGAACGAATGGTTGGGGTGATCAAGCCCAACCCAGACGGTCCGGAGACCCAGATGGGGCTGGGGATGTCTCCACCAGAACCAGCTAGGGGAAAGTTAAGCTTCGTCCAGCCTTCCCTCCGAGAATCAGATCTGGCCAGtaacagaaaacagagaacagaaaacagaaaataggcGCCGCCTCGCGTACCTTGCTTAAGCCAGGTCTGAGAACGGAAGGCCGGGGCCGAGGAACGTGTCTCGGGAGCTCTCCCCTAGCTGTTCCACTTCAGCCTCCGAATTTCGGGTGGTCATAGAATCTCGGTGGAACCTCCAAATGAAACGGTGCtgtcggaaaaaaaaaaaaaaaataccaccagaCGCCGAATAGAAGCGAGGCAAAATTTTATTCACGGCCGGGCCAAACCTGATCTCCTGATCTTAAGGAGGAAAGTGTAGAGAATGGCCCCGAACAAAGGTAGCAGTGAGCTTCtatggattttagcaagtcagaATAGGTCATTATTTAGTTACCCAATTGCCATTTACAGCATTTCATGGTAGCCAATTCTATTGTGACACACAGACCTTAGTTTTGGTGGGAACCTAtcaatttaaagttctttgtcctAAGAGGGTTTAAAATGACCAATCGTAGTTAGACACCTAAGATACCGTGGGGCGGTGAGTTGGtgactttttacatgttggtCTTGCCTAAGCCAGATCTTGgtaaaaggggtgggggagcgtTTTGCAGCCTAAGGTATCTATTTCCCTAGCAGGCAAAGTTACAGCGACATAGGGCGGTCAATTTCCGTATTAGGGAACTACAAAAGCTATTTTCTCAATTATTCGTGAAAGGTGAGTTTAAGCTGAACTTATATACAATAAGCTTTCTGATATCTTATAAGTTGACCTCTTACAACGTGAGTATATGAACAGGGATCTTTTCtgagagaaatataaaacatacactTTAAACATGAGCATAGAGAGCACCTCTGTTGGAGACTGGTAAAGGGAGGCAGGCGGTAGAAACACATTTACCAGCATCAACCACATAAGTGGTTTTCTCGGGTCAGAGTTCAATCGCGGCCACCAAAACTTTGCACTCGGCCTCAAACTGTTACTTATTTATTCCAAAGTTTCCGACTCTGGTAGTTGCAAAGATTTGGCGCTGGGAGGGCCCAGCAGATTGGTCTGTGGCTCTAGCCACGTGGCCACAGCTCACTAACTAGAGCTTTTCTGAATTACgtatagaaggaaagaaaacgcCTTCTCTCGGCTTCCATCCCTGTCCTCACCCTTACACTCAGCTTATTTTAGCGTTTTCCCAGGTTCATAGGGCAATGGGACTGTCACGATCCCTTTGCAAACCACTAGAAATATAGCTTGTGGTGGGGGAACATCTTAATTAATGATAACTGAGTATCCATGACCGACGGTCTTTTTCTCTCTGGAGAATGTAAACAGTTTCACGTTTATCTTCAGGAAATAATTTTCACTCCAGAATGAAGCAAAACAGGGTCTAATTTCTTCCCCTACTGTGAAACGAGGCTACAGAAACTAAAAAGTTGCAGGAAAAGCAGATAGCAGAGGATGGTTTCGATCCATCGACCTCTGGGTTATGGGCCCAGCACGCTTCCGCTGCGCCACTCTGCTCTCCGGCGAAGTGCGACTCCTAATAATGCTCTTAACTGTGTTCAGAGACGATTACTGACACTGGAAAAACCCACGTTGAGGTCGCCGGTTCAACACCTCGGTTACCACAAACTGCCAATTCTCTTCGGAACAATATCGCTACCAGAACCAGAGAGAACAAAGCCAGGGGCAGAGACGGAAGCGTTACCACCCCGTTGAAATTCCGGAAGCGGAGGGGAGAGGCGGCCAGATACTCAGCGAGGCTTACAAGCTTTACtaaacagggaaggaaggggaaggccGGGAAAGGCACGCGGGCGAGAATTCCGCCTCGGAGTCACTAACCAGGCCCGCGGTCGCCGTTGGGAGGACACCCTCTCGGGCTCGGTGTGGGGGTGACGCCCGGCCGCGGGAGGCCCGGACGGAGGCTCGGGCGGGAAGGGCCGGTCCGCGGGGTCGCCGCAGTCCAACGCAGGCGCCCGGCGATCAGCCAAGGCCCCTCACGCAGCAAAACGTAGAGCAAAACGCTCACTTTTTTAGTCTGACGCACCGAAAAAGTTCCGAGGTCCCACACAGGCCCCCGGACCCTCCAGCCGCCTCCGCGGAGGGCACGCTCCGAGGGTCCGGGCCCCGCCTCCAGTGACGTCACTGGAGTGAGCCGCGGAGGGCGGGGCCGGGCAACGGCCCTTCCCGCGTGCGCGCTTCCAGTCCTCAATTAGGTCCGCATTCTGCACATATAAGGAGGTTGCCTGCACGACTTTCATGCTTTTTCCGGAAGGTGATTAAGCGGTGCTGATATGTCTGGCCGAGGCAAAGGCGGGAAGGGTCTGGGCAAAGGGGGTGCTAAGCGCCACCGCAAGGTGCTGCGCGACAACATCCAGGGCATCACCAAGCCCGCCATCCGGCGGCTGGCCCGGCGCGGCGGCGTCAAGCGCATCTCCGGCCTCATCTACGAGGAGACCCGCGGGGTGCTCAAGGTGTTCCTGGAGAACGTGATCCGGGACGCCGTCACCTACACGGAGCACGCCAAGCGCAAGACGGTCACGGCCATGGACGTGGTGTACGCGCTCAAGCGCCAGGGCCGCACCCTCTACGGCTTCGGCGGCTGAGCGCCTCGGACCTCCCGCTACCTCCAGAAGCACAAAAAGGCCCTTTTCAGGGCCGCCCACGTATTTCACGAAAGACCTGTAGCTTTTGGTTactttctaggagttttgtgtTGTATTGTGGGCCCGGCTTCCAAATGTGTATGAGAGTTATTAGCTGTCTGCTCTGTTGTGCCCCTTTATCTTAATCCGAGGGCTTTTAACGTTGGGGCTTAGTTGTTAAGCCGTGCTGTGGCTTTGCCGCAGTCGGCTTGTCTAAGCCTTGGGCTGCCCGTCGTTTTGGGTGACAGACAAGGCCACATGGTATCGTCAGCATTTCCAAGGCGCTTCCTTCGTTCTCGAGCACTTTTGAGTTCGGGGTCAGATGGGTTTCGTTCTGGAATACTAGCAAGGGGATGCCCACGCGGGAGGGAGCGGGTGCGCCTTCCCTGCAGG
Encoded proteins:
- the LOC115514828 gene encoding histone H4, which translates into the protein MSGRGKGGKGLGKGGAKRHRKVLRDNIQGITKPAIRRLARRGGVKRISGLIYEETRGVLKVFLENVIRDAVTYTEHAKRKTVTAMDVVYALKRQGRTLYGFGG